The sequence CAGTAGAGTGTGGCGTTCGGGCTGTACTGTGCCATTGTCAGGTTCACGTTCTCCATTCCGATGGCGTTCCAGTGCTCGAAAGCAAGCGATGTTACAATTTCGGTTTCGACAGTGGCGTTGACGGGTGAGGTTACGGCTGTTGTCGTTGTTTTCTTGGTCAGATACAATCCCCAGCCCGCACCTGCAATGATAGCTACCACGACAATTATTGCGGCTGCAAGTGCTGCTGAGATCTTTCCGCCAGTGCCTTTGGATGTTGTAGCTGCCATACCGTGCATTTTCGTGTCATGCTATAATTACATTGGCATTTCTGTGCTAAGACAGCGTCACTGTGCCTAGACTTCGTCAGCTCCTGCGGAGTTTCTTCATGATGCCCGAAATACCGGTTGTATTGATTATGCTTCCCGCCTCAAGCCAGCCGCGCCTTGCCATCGAAAGGGAATACTGCATGTTGGAAAGTGATGAGGTGTGATGCGAATCCGTGCTGGCTGCAAATTTGCAGCCGTACTTTGACGCTTCAATGATGAGTGCATCGTTCAGATCGAGTCTTTCAGGCGAGCCGTTGATTTCCAGATATACGCTGCACTCCTTCGCAGCGCTGAATACCCTGTCCTTGCTGAAGGCGATCTGTTCCCGCCGTCCTATTTCCCTCGCCGTCGGATGCCCGAAGACAGTGAGATGTTCGTTGGAGAAGGCGGTCAGTATCCTTTCTGTCATTTCCTTCTGCTCCATGTTGAATCTGGAGTGTATTGAACCAATGGCATAATCAAGCCTTGAAAGTATATCGCTTTCATAGTCAAGCCTTCCGTCAGGCAGTATGTCAACCTCGCTTCCGCACAGGACGCGGATGCGAAATTTACCCGATTCATTGAGTTTTTCAATTCTTCTTATCTGCGCATCCATCCTCTCGTCGGAGAGGCCGTTTGCGACTTTGACGCTACGTGAATGATCTGTTATGCCGATGTACTCATAACCCATTTTCTGGGCCGCGCCTGCCATTTCCTCCAGGGAACTGCTGCCATCGCTCCAGTCTGTGTGGCAGTGCAGATCGCCCCGGATATCCGACTGCCGGACGAGTTCTGGCAGACGGTGCGACGCGGCTGCCTCTATCTCTCCCCTTGCCTCACGCAGTTCAGGAGGAATGAAGTCGAGACCAAGCGCGGCATAAACCTCCTCCTCAGTCCTTCCCGCCACCACAGAATCGCCGCTCCTGCTGAACAGCGCGTATTCATTGAGTTTGTAATTGCGTTCGATGGATATTGTCCTGAGTATTACATTGTGATCCTTTGAGCCGGTGAAATACAGCAGGGCAGCACCATAGCTGCTGTCGTCGACAACCCGCAGGTCCACCTGAATGCCGTTCTCCAGTGTAACGCTTGACTTTGTTTCACCGCTGGCCAGTACTGTTTTCACCTCCGGCAGGGAGATCAGCGCATCCATCACCCTCTGCGGCCTGTCAGATGATATTATAATATCCAGGTCTCCGACTGTCTCTTTCCGCCTCCGGAGCGAGCCGGCGGCAGATATCCGTCCGGCAAACGGTTTCATTTGTTCGATCACCCTGACTGCGATTGCATCCGCTTCCGAAAGAAGGAAACGTCCGCTGCTCCCGCGGTAGAATGAAATGCTCTGCAGCAGCTTTTCCTCGGTCCGTTCCCCGAAACCCTTCAGAACCCTTACCCTGTGCTCTTCGCACGCCTTCTGGAGTTCATCAATGGATGTTATTTTCAGCTCCGCGAAGAGTCTCGCGACAGTCTTGGGACCGACATCCTGCAGTTTCAGCATTTCGAGCAGCCCGGAAGGTATCCCCTTCCGCAGATTCTCAAGATATTCCAGTTTCCCGTTTCTGACGAACTCCGTAATCTTTGCAGCTATAGCCTCGCCGATACCGCTCAAATCAGAAAGCCTGCCCTCGGAGATGTAGTCTGAAACAGGCTTCGGGAGCGCCTCCACGGTCCTTGCGGCCTTCCTGTACGCGAGCGGTCTGAATCTGTCAGTGCCCGTGATTTCAAGGATGTTGGCTATTTCGTTGAGCAGGTCGGCAACCGGTTCGTTGGCGGGATCCATCAGAGTCGGTGTAGAGAAAACAAAGAGATATACTAATTCCTGCTTATCCGTCCGGCATGAAAAGCATTACCATAAAGTACTGCCAGCCTTGCGGTTTCATGCCGAAGGCACTGGACCTCGCGAAGGATGTGCTTCAGGCATACGGCATGGAGCAGAACAAGAAGCTTAGCGTAAACCTGCAGCCGGGTGACAAGGGCATATTCGATATACTGGTTGAGGACAGGCTGATTTTTTCCAAGGAAAAGGCGGGCAGATATCCCGATCCGCGGGAGATAGTGGAAGAAATAAGGAAAGAACTGCACTGAGGATGGAAGACGCATCCGGTTGACTGCAGGGAACGGCTGCCCGGGAAACGGATGCCTGCGCTTCCACGGCAGGCGAAAGCAATTATATGCGTTGCATGTGGCAAATAAAGTAGTCGGATGGAAGCGCGGGAAGTGCCTGACAGCAGGGACGACGGTCGCATCATAGAGCAGCTGGACGAACGTCTGCGAAGAACGCTGGAAAGCAGGAATATCTACAGACTGCACCCCGTGCAGAAGAACGTCTTCCTGCCCATCTACAATGGCGAGAATGTCCTTGTATGTGCTCCGACAGGCATAGGCAAGACTGAGGCGGCCATCCTTCCGATACTCCAGCGTATGATTGAAAGGGGAAGGGTAAAGGGGATTTCGTGCATTTACATAACGCCGCTGAGGGCTCTCAACAGGGATATGCTTGTCAGGCTCAGGGAGCTTGCCTCAAGCGTCGGACTCACTGCGGCTGTCAGGCATGGAGATACCTCGCAGGGCGAAAGGAACAGGCAGTCAGCCAATCCTCCGGACATACTTATCACTACACCCGAAACCGTTCAGATACTGCTGACAGGCAGAAACCTCAGGAAGTCGCTCGAGACAGTGCGGTACGTGATTGTTGACGAACTGCATGAACTGGTCAGCGGGGAAAGGGGTGCCCAGCTTTCAGTCGCTCTCGAGCGTCTGAACAATATAGCAGGAGAATTCCAGAGAATTGGACTTTCCGCGACAGTCGGATCACCCGACGAGGTCGCGCAGCTTCTTGCATTCCGGAGACAGGTGAGGATAGCAGACATACCTGTTGAAAAGGAAAGGGAAATCGAGGTCAGGTGTCCGCTGCCTGACAGCACCACGGCAGAGCTTTCGGCGAATCTACAGATCGACGAAGGCATGGCGTCGGCGATCCAGATGACGAAAAGTGTGATAGACTCAAACAGGAGCACACTGTTCTTCGTCAACACAAGGGATCTTGCGGAGGCTATTTCGTCGCGTTATCACATCTGGCTTCCGGATTTTCCGCTCGGTGTCCACCATGGTTCGCTATCCAAGGATCTCAGGATTGAGATGGAGGAGCAGTTCAAAGCCGGTGCGCTCAAATGCCTGGTCTGCACATCTTCGCTGGAACTCGGCATCGACATCGGAACAGCC is a genomic window of Candidatus Sysuiplasma jiujiangense containing:
- the polX gene encoding DNA polymerase/3'-5' exonuclease PolX; amino-acid sequence: MDPANEPVADLLNEIANILEITGTDRFRPLAYRKAARTVEALPKPVSDYISEGRLSDLSGIGEAIAAKITEFVRNGKLEYLENLRKGIPSGLLEMLKLQDVGPKTVARLFAELKITSIDELQKACEEHRVRVLKGFGERTEEKLLQSISFYRGSSGRFLLSEADAIAVRVIEQMKPFAGRISAAGSLRRRKETVGDLDIIISSDRPQRVMDALISLPEVKTVLASGETKSSVTLENGIQVDLRVVDDSSYGAALLYFTGSKDHNVILRTISIERNYKLNEYALFSRSGDSVVAGRTEEEVYAALGLDFIPPELREARGEIEAAASHRLPELVRQSDIRGDLHCHTDWSDGSSSLEEMAGAAQKMGYEYIGITDHSRSVKVANGLSDERMDAQIRRIEKLNESGKFRIRVLCGSEVDILPDGRLDYESDILSRLDYAIGSIHSRFNMEQKEMTERILTAFSNEHLTVFGHPTAREIGRREQIAFSKDRVFSAAKECSVYLEINGSPERLDLNDALIIEASKYGCKFAASTDSHHTSSLSNMQYSLSMARRGWLEAGSIINTTGISGIMKKLRRS
- a CDS encoding SelT/SelW/SelH family protein, producing MTIKYCQPCGFMPKALDLAKDVLQAYGMEQNKKLSVNLQPGDKGIFDILVEDRLIFSKEKAGRYPDPREIVEEIRKELH